In Methanothermus fervidus DSM 2088, a single genomic region encodes these proteins:
- a CDS encoding conserved hypothetical protein (KEGG: hypothetical protein~SPTR: Q4YXB5 Putative uncharacterized protein), which translates to MKKKVVCKFNNEDIKALNEIKKFYYEKSGLKLTYSEIIKIAIKSYAKKLKEEK; encoded by the coding sequence ATGAAAAAGAAAGTTGTTTGTAAATTTAATAATGAAGATATAAAAGCTTTAAATGAAATTAAAAAATTTTATTATGAAAAATCTGGTCTTAAATTAACCTATTCAGAAATAATAAAAATTGCAATAAAGTCTTATGCGAAAAAATTAAAGGAAGAAAAGTAG
- a CDS encoding hydrogenase expression/formation protein HypD (COGs: COG0409 Hydrogenase maturation factor~InterPro IPR002780~KEGG: mth:MTH1072 hydrogenase expression/formation protein HypD~PFAM: hydrogenase formation HypD protein~SPTR: O27144 Hydrogenase expression/formation protein HypD~TIGRFAM: hydrogenase expression/formation protein HypD~PFAM: Hydrogenase formation hypA family~TIGRFAM: hydrogenase expression/formation protein HypD), with protein sequence MENLSKKITSMINEISRPVKIMHVCGSHEHTIMQYGIRSLLPDEVEVIAGPGCPVCCVPIEEIDECVELAKQGVTVTTFGDMFRVPGSKGSLADAKAEGADVRIVYGINNAVEIAKNIDNDVVFMAVGFETTAPTTASEILTEPPENFSILCCHRLIPPVLDFLISSGEVKLDGLIEPGHVSTIIGMEPYVPISEKYKIPQVIAGFNPLDVLMAVYMILKQINEGRAEVENEYSRVVKREGNIRAQKVMKEVFKVVTKSWRGFPKVPNSVLELKKEFSEYNAREKYDIEVESKEDKSGCICGEILRGVARPEDCPLFRKVCTPMNPIGACMVSREGTCNIAYRYGSK encoded by the coding sequence ATGGAAAATTTGTCTAAGAAGATAACTTCAATGATAAATGAAATATCAAGGCCTGTTAAAATAATGCATGTTTGTGGGTCACATGAACATACAATAATGCAGTATGGGATACGGTCTCTTTTACCTGATGAAGTTGAAGTTATTGCAGGTCCTGGCTGCCCTGTTTGTTGTGTACCAATTGAGGAAATTGATGAATGTGTAGAACTTGCAAAGCAAGGAGTAACAGTGACAACTTTTGGCGACATGTTTAGAGTTCCAGGATCTAAAGGATCACTTGCTGACGCAAAAGCTGAAGGAGCTGACGTTAGAATTGTTTATGGTATAAATAATGCAGTTGAAATTGCAAAAAATATTGACAATGATGTAGTGTTCATGGCTGTAGGTTTTGAAACTACTGCACCTACCACAGCTTCAGAAATACTTACAGAGCCCCCTGAAAATTTTTCAATCTTGTGTTGTCATCGTTTAATACCGCCTGTTTTAGATTTTCTTATAAGTTCGGGTGAAGTTAAATTAGATGGACTTATAGAACCTGGTCATGTTTCTACAATCATCGGTATGGAACCTTATGTACCTATATCTGAAAAATATAAAATACCACAGGTTATTGCAGGTTTTAATCCACTAGACGTACTTATGGCTGTGTATATGATACTTAAACAAATAAATGAGGGTAGGGCCGAAGTAGAAAATGAATATTCAAGGGTTGTAAAAAGAGAAGGGAATATAAGGGCACAAAAAGTCATGAAAGAAGTCTTTAAAGTAGTTACAAAAAGTTGGAGAGGATTTCCAAAAGTTCCAAATTCTGTACTTGAATTAAAAAAAGAATTTTCTGAATATAATGCAAGAGAAAAATATGATATTGAGGTTGAGAGTAAGGAAGATAAAAGTGGTTGTATTTGTGGTGAAATACTTAGAGGAGTTGCTAGACCTGAAGATTGTCCATTATTTAGAAAAGTTTGTACTCCTATGAATCCTATAGGGGCCTGTATGGTATCAAGAGAAGGAACTTGTAATATAGCTTATAGGTATGGATCAAAATGA
- a CDS encoding Reverse gyrase (COGs: COG1110 Reverse gyrase~InterPro IPR000380: IPR014021: IPR001650: IPR011545: IPR 006171: IPR013497: IPR013826: IPR013824: IPR014001: IPR006154:I PR003601: IPR003602: IPR005736~KEGG: tsi:TSIB_0530 reverse gyrase~PFAM: DNA topoisomerase type IA central domain protein; TOPRIM domain protein; DEAD/DEAH box helicase domain protein~PRIAM: DNA topoisomerase (ATP-hydrolyzing)~SMART: DNA topoisomerase I DNA-binding; DNA topoisomerase I ATP-binding; Toprim sub domain protein; DEAD-like helicase~SPTR: B5IV35 Reverse gyrase~TIGRFAM: reverse gyrase~PFAM: Toprim domain; DEAD/DEAH box helicase; DNA topoisomerase~TIGRFAM: reverse gyrase) has translation MYRAIYKGMCPNCGKEIDDSRLNAKNPCKSCVEKKLQCEDYHELLEKIEEYLKENNNLYGWKEIYELHRDLKDIENLFEKATNSKFWNIQKTWFIRLIKGESFPIIAPTGVGKSIFGIFASLYYALKNKKSYIIVPTTSLVLQTVEKIKKFMEKTQIKVNLAFYHGKLKEKEKMKNKIENDDFDILVTTSQYLAINFDILKNKKFDFIFIDDVDAFLKSSRNIDRSLILLGFSEEIIEKGWELIKLKERGPKRNSEQIKKIENKIKEFKEKNKIGNLVVASATIKVKNKRIKIYRELLNFEITGEVPTIRNMVDSYIKTDEKIEKHLVKLLNILGNGGIIFVPTDQGIEKAKKIENYLKNNGFKVKLVSSADKTGIKEFKEGKIDYLVGVATYYGVLVRGLDIPERVRYTIFTGVPKHRFVINLDSPRLYSIIILLRVLIDVLKGNYKRKAESLYTKLQKIPKYKIKEIEKKLENGHADSRITKIYDDSVKFVRKIFKKEEIRKKIFSNEFLSMEIQNNKLCIKFPDLRTYIQASGRASRLFAGGITHGLSVVIIDDEKVFEGLKRQYKWQFQKHEFKAFEKLKLKKILNKIDEDRKKVKAIKKHGKFEIKNIVKSALFIVESPNKARTIANMFGNIGKRRIGRLTVYETNIGNRILMIVATGGHIFDLVNDEGFHGIKIENGHFIPIYDTIKRCRECGNQFVNNNGSTCPKCKSNDIIDTFENILVMRELAQEVDEVLIGTDPDVEGEKIAWDVMNVLSPYTSNLKRVEFHEVTRSAILKAIKEASKINIKRVEAQIVRRIEDRWIGFELSQKLWEEFDNTYLSAGRVQTPVLGWIIKRYNDFRKSETYFTKLTLENRMEIILEGKKETDYLEVKKVNKEEKDINPNPPYTTDTLLTDASRILGFPTTKTMRLAQDLFEMGFVTYIRTDATYVSDVGNIIARDYIKNEIGEKYFKARKWGKEGAHECIRPTRPIDSEKIIQLIRNNVIRTTKKLTSDHLRLYNLIFKRFMASQMTPVNLHYQKIVLGIDDEEIEIEGYTDIIDPGWTKIVRLPMKKLPEVKEGQKIKIKEIKTWKAPKISLFTEGDVIEKMKKSGIGRPSTYSKIVNTLLDRRYVIKTKLKKKLLPTKLGVNVYNYLIHTYEKLVSEERTRELEKVMDEIEEGSRNYQEVLNSIYEEIKQFV, from the coding sequence ATGTATAGGGCGATATACAAAGGTATGTGCCCCAACTGTGGTAAAGAAATAGACGATTCACGATTAAACGCTAAAAATCCTTGTAAATCGTGTGTTGAAAAAAAATTGCAGTGTGAAGATTATCATGAATTATTAGAAAAAATTGAAGAATACTTAAAAGAGAATAATAATCTTTATGGTTGGAAAGAAATATATGAGCTACATAGAGACCTCAAAGATATAGAAAATCTTTTTGAAAAAGCCACTAATTCAAAATTTTGGAATATTCAAAAAACATGGTTTATTCGTTTAATAAAAGGCGAAAGTTTTCCTATAATAGCTCCAACCGGTGTAGGTAAGAGTATTTTTGGAATATTCGCATCACTATATTATGCATTAAAAAATAAAAAATCATACATAATTGTACCTACAACATCTTTAGTGTTACAAACTGTTGAAAAGATCAAAAAGTTCATGGAAAAAACACAAATAAAAGTAAATCTTGCATTTTATCATGGCAAATTAAAAGAAAAAGAAAAAATGAAAAATAAAATAGAAAATGATGATTTTGATATTCTGGTTACGACTTCACAATATTTAGCAATTAATTTTGACATTTTAAAGAATAAAAAATTTGATTTTATCTTTATAGATGATGTAGATGCATTTTTAAAATCTTCCAGGAATATAGATAGATCACTGATACTTCTAGGATTTTCAGAAGAAATAATTGAGAAAGGATGGGAACTAATAAAATTAAAAGAACGAGGACCTAAAAGAAATTCTGAACAAATAAAAAAAATTGAAAATAAAATAAAAGAATTTAAGGAAAAAAATAAAATTGGAAACTTGGTTGTTGCTTCTGCAACCATAAAGGTAAAAAATAAAAGAATAAAAATTTATAGAGAGTTACTTAATTTTGAAATTACGGGTGAAGTACCTACAATCAGGAACATGGTAGATAGCTATATCAAAACAGATGAAAAAATTGAAAAACATTTGGTAAAACTTTTAAATATTTTAGGAAATGGTGGAATAATATTTGTACCTACAGATCAGGGCATAGAAAAAGCAAAAAAAATAGAAAACTACTTAAAAAACAATGGATTCAAAGTAAAATTGGTATCATCAGCCGATAAAACAGGAATCAAAGAATTTAAAGAAGGCAAAATTGATTATTTAGTTGGTGTAGCAACATATTATGGAGTCCTTGTCAGAGGTTTAGATATCCCAGAAAGAGTAAGGTACACAATATTTACAGGTGTTCCAAAACATAGATTTGTTATAAATCTTGATTCTCCAAGACTATATTCTATTATAATTTTATTAAGAGTACTTATAGATGTTTTGAAAGGTAATTATAAAAGGAAGGCTGAATCTCTATACACAAAATTACAGAAAATTCCAAAATATAAGATAAAAGAAATAGAAAAAAAACTAGAAAATGGACATGCTGATTCTAGAATTACAAAAATTTATGATGATAGTGTAAAATTTGTGAGAAAAATATTTAAAAAGGAAGAAATCCGGAAAAAAATATTTTCAAACGAATTTTTAAGCATGGAAATCCAAAACAATAAACTTTGTATAAAATTCCCTGATTTAAGAACTTATATACAAGCTAGCGGGCGTGCATCAAGATTATTTGCTGGTGGAATTACTCACGGATTAAGTGTTGTGATAATTGATGATGAAAAGGTTTTTGAAGGTTTAAAAAGACAATATAAATGGCAATTCCAAAAACATGAGTTTAAGGCATTTGAAAAATTAAAACTAAAGAAGATATTAAATAAAATAGATGAAGATAGAAAAAAAGTTAAGGCAATTAAAAAACATGGTAAGTTTGAAATAAAAAATATAGTTAAATCTGCATTGTTTATTGTTGAGTCTCCAAATAAAGCAAGAACTATAGCAAACATGTTTGGAAATATAGGTAAAAGACGTATAGGTAGGTTAACTGTTTATGAGACCAATATAGGTAACCGTATTCTTATGATAGTTGCAACCGGTGGACATATATTCGATTTGGTGAATGATGAGGGATTTCATGGTATAAAAATAGAAAATGGCCACTTTATACCAATATATGATACTATAAAACGATGTAGAGAATGTGGCAATCAATTTGTGAATAATAATGGTTCTACATGTCCAAAATGTAAATCTAATGACATAATTGATACTTTTGAAAATATTTTGGTGATGAGAGAATTAGCACAAGAAGTGGATGAAGTACTTATAGGTACAGATCCAGATGTTGAAGGTGAAAAAATAGCATGGGATGTAATGAATGTTCTCTCCCCTTATACTTCTAATTTAAAACGTGTCGAGTTCCATGAGGTTACAAGATCTGCTATTTTAAAAGCCATAAAAGAAGCTTCAAAAATAAATATAAAAAGGGTTGAAGCCCAAATAGTTAGAAGAATAGAAGATAGATGGATAGGTTTTGAATTAAGTCAGAAGTTATGGGAAGAATTTGATAACACATATTTATCTGCTGGTAGGGTTCAAACACCTGTGTTAGGTTGGATTATAAAAAGGTATAATGACTTTAGAAAAAGTGAAACATATTTCACGAAACTAACTTTGGAAAATAGAATGGAAATAATACTTGAGGGTAAAAAAGAGACAGATTATTTAGAAGTTAAAAAAGTAAATAAAGAGGAGAAAGATATTAATCCCAATCCACCGTATACAACTGATACATTACTCACGGATGCATCCAGAATACTAGGATTTCCAACAACAAAAACTATGAGGTTAGCACAGGATTTATTTGAAATGGGGTTTGTCACCTATATAAGGACAGATGCTACTTATGTGAGCGATGTTGGTAATATCATAGCAAGGGATTATATAAAAAATGAAATAGGGGAGAAGTATTTCAAAGCAAGAAAATGGGGTAAAGAAGGAGCACATGAGTGTATAAGACCAACAAGGCCAATTGACAGTGAGAAAATTATCCAATTAATAAGAAATAATGTTATCAGGACTACAAAAAAATTAACTTCTGATCATTTACGACTTTACAATTTAATATTTAAAAGATTTATGGCTTCACAAATGACACCAGTTAATTTACATTATCAGAAAATAGTTTTAGGTATCGACGATGAAGAAATAGAAATTGAAGGATATACAGATATTATAGATCCTGGATGGACAAAAATTGTAAGATTACCTATGAAAAAACTTCCTGAAGTTAAAGAAGGTCAGAAAATAAAGATTAAAGAAATAAAAACTTGGAAAGCACCAAAGATTTCTTTATTTACAGAAGGAGATGTAATTGAAAAAATGAAAAAATCAGGTATAGGTAGGCCATCTACATATTCCAAAATTGTTAATACTCTTTTAGATAGACGTTATGTAATAAAAACAAAATTAAAGAAAAAATTGTTGCCAACAAAGCTTGGAGTTAATGTATATAATTATTTAATACATACATATGAAAAGTTGGTTTCTGAAGAAAGAACTAGAGAGCTTGAAAAAGTAATGGACGAAATTGAAGAAGGCTCAAGAAATTATCAAGAAGTTCTTAATAGTATTTATGAAGAAATAAAGCAATTTGTCTAA
- a CDS encoding phosphoesterase (COGs: COG1407 ICC-like phosphoesterase~InterPro IPR004843: IPR004376~KEGG: mth:MTH1803 hypothetical protein~PFAM: metallophosphoesterase~SPTR: O27831 Conserved protein~TIGRFAM: phosphoesterase~TIGRFAM: putative phosphoesterase, SbcD/Mre11-related), producing MKILPKVEIVDLSLKIDDYIVIADLHLGYEEYLRNTGMFIPNFQIDLIIDRIERIRKITKSKKLIINGDLKHEFGKLSFQESTELENFLKYAKDKFKKIVLVKGNHDPLLPYLNIDLKIVDSIKIKDYLIVHGHEIPEKLAPNIIIGHEHPCIGLRHGGRVEKVKCFLKCKFKNRNLIVMPSFNFVTEGSDILQSNFLSPFLKKIDVDECNVYVVEDFEVFEFGKVKDIIKLQADEL from the coding sequence ATGAAAATACTTCCTAAAGTTGAAATAGTTGATCTCAGTTTAAAAATTGATGATTACATAGTAATAGCAGATTTACATTTGGGATATGAGGAATATTTGCGTAATACTGGGATGTTTATACCTAACTTCCAAATAGATTTAATAATCGACAGGATAGAAAGAATAAGAAAAATCACAAAATCAAAAAAACTTATCATAAACGGTGATTTGAAACATGAATTTGGAAAGTTAAGTTTTCAAGAATCAACAGAATTAGAAAATTTTCTAAAATATGCAAAAGATAAATTTAAGAAAATTGTTTTGGTTAAAGGAAATCATGACCCATTACTTCCGTATTTAAATATAGACCTGAAGATTGTTGATAGTATAAAAATAAAAGATTACCTTATAGTTCATGGCCATGAAATACCAGAAAAATTAGCACCAAATATTATAATAGGACATGAACATCCATGTATAGGTCTCAGACATGGAGGAAGAGTAGAGAAAGTTAAATGTTTTCTTAAATGCAAATTTAAAAATAGGAATCTCATTGTAATGCCTTCATTTAATTTTGTTACAGAAGGATCTGATATTCTCCAAAGTAATTTTTTATCACCATTTCTCAAAAAAATTGATGTAGATGAATGCAATGTTTATGTTGTTGAAGATTTTGAAGTATTTGAATTTGGTAAAGTTAAAGATATAATAAAATTACAGGCAGATGAACTATGA
- a CDS encoding SPP-like hydrolase (COGs: COG0561 hydrolase of the HAD superfamily~InterPro IPR013200: IPR006382: IPR006379: IPR006378~KEGG: mth:MTH1071 phosphoglycolate phosphatase~PFAM: Haloacid dehalogenase domain protein hydrolase type 3~PRIAM: Phosphoglycolate phosphatase~SPTR: O27143 Phosphoglycolate phosphatase~TIGRFAM: SPP-like hydrolase; HAD-superfamily hydrolase, subfamily IIB; Sucrose-phosphate phosphatase subfamily~PFAM: haloacid dehalogenase-like hydrolase~TIGRFAM: Sucrose-phosphate phosphatase subfamily; HAD-superfamily hydrolase, subfamily IIB; sucrose-phosphate phosphatase-like hydrolase, Archaeal) encodes MKIEAIAVDIDGTITDTKRRLCIDAIKALRDAEKLGIKVTLVTGNILCYAYATSTLIGLSGGVVAENGGVIYVNDEVNVLGDIKKAKKAYNYLKSIYPVEKVQFSELRVSEIAIKRTIPVEIIKDALKDFDVEVYDTKFAIHLTDPKVDKGSSLKILTKKLGIDLEKTIAIGDSENDLEFLDVAGVKVAVANANKELKEIADYVTKKPYGSGVAEAIKKYVTLS; translated from the coding sequence ATGAAAATAGAAGCAATAGCTGTAGATATTGATGGAACAATTACAGATACAAAACGTAGACTTTGTATAGATGCAATAAAGGCCCTTAGAGATGCAGAAAAACTAGGAATAAAAGTAACCCTTGTAACTGGAAATATTTTATGCTATGCATATGCTACATCTACATTAATAGGATTATCAGGAGGTGTAGTAGCTGAAAATGGAGGAGTAATTTATGTCAACGATGAAGTAAATGTTCTTGGTGACATAAAAAAAGCTAAAAAAGCATATAATTATTTAAAATCTATATACCCTGTTGAAAAAGTACAATTTTCTGAATTAAGGGTCTCAGAAATAGCTATAAAAAGAACAATTCCTGTCGAAATAATTAAGGATGCATTAAAAGATTTTGATGTTGAGGTATATGATACAAAATTTGCTATACATCTCACAGATCCCAAAGTTGATAAGGGATCATCCTTAAAAATTCTCACAAAAAAACTTGGTATAGATTTAGAAAAAACAATTGCAATCGGTGACAGTGAAAATGACTTAGAATTTTTAGATGTGGCAGGTGTTAAAGTGGCAGTAGCAAATGCAAATAAAGAACTTAAAGAAATTGCTGATTATGTGACTAAAAAACCATATGGTAGTGGCGTGGCCGAAGCCATAAAAAAATATGTGACTTTATCTTAA
- a CDS encoding glutamate synthase alpha subunit domain protein (COGs: COG2218 Formylmethanofuran dehydrogenase subunit C~InterPro IPR002489~KEGG: mth:MTH238 tungsten formylmethanofuran dehydrogenase, subunit C-like protein~PFAM: glutamate synthase alpha subunit domain protein~SPTR: O26340 Uncharacterized protein MTH_238~PFAM: GXGXG motif) yields MFKIFKRKKRKKEILELELEEPVDCIADFTYNFYWQHKGKYLKPEDTIPGTEYRYKDVVEHLKKGNDVKIIGDVGHRLCSSMGVDLKYFGGTGGAIDVGNVIVDGNVDTRMGISMLRGSIYVKGKVKEPIGNLVEVKSDMKGYKKFRSITDIVTNGLGEDELIGAELKGNRLTINDGRIRDTIGARLDVEAEIIHKGDVDLSTGILMKKGVVIVKGDAGKNTGALLSGGTVIIDGNTGDFSGIDMKDGILIINGDAGKFLGAQMKGGKIFVKSGKPLPNISKANLNNKDKTILAKYGFKPYNFKKFIVKK; encoded by the coding sequence TTGTTTAAAATTTTTAAAAGGAAAAAAAGAAAAAAGGAAATTTTAGAATTGGAACTTGAGGAACCTGTTGACTGTATTGCAGACTTTACATATAATTTTTATTGGCAACATAAAGGTAAGTATCTTAAACCAGAGGACACTATTCCTGGAACAGAGTATAGATATAAAGATGTTGTGGAGCACCTAAAAAAAGGAAACGATGTTAAAATTATTGGAGATGTTGGGCATAGATTATGTTCTAGTATGGGCGTTGATCTCAAATATTTTGGTGGAACAGGGGGAGCTATCGATGTTGGCAATGTAATAGTTGATGGAAATGTAGATACCAGAATGGGAATAAGCATGCTAAGAGGATCTATTTATGTAAAAGGAAAAGTTAAAGAGCCTATTGGAAACCTTGTTGAAGTTAAATCTGATATGAAAGGTTATAAAAAATTTAGATCAATTACAGATATTGTAACAAATGGATTAGGTGAAGATGAACTTATAGGCGCTGAATTAAAAGGAAATAGATTAACAATAAATGATGGACGCATAAGAGATACCATTGGTGCACGTTTAGATGTTGAAGCTGAAATAATACACAAAGGAGATGTGGATTTATCAACAGGAATATTGATGAAAAAAGGTGTGGTCATTGTTAAAGGAGATGCAGGTAAAAATACTGGTGCTCTTCTAAGTGGAGGAACTGTAATAATAGATGGTAACACAGGAGATTTCTCTGGTATAGACATGAAAGATGGAATATTAATAATAAATGGAGATGCGGGCAAATTTTTAGGAGCTCAAATGAAAGGTGGAAAAATATTTGTTAAAAGTGGAAAACCTTTGCCTAACATATCTAAAGCTAATTTAAATAACAAAGACAAAACAATACTTGCTAAATATGGATTTAAACCTTATAATTTCAAAAAATTTATTGTAAAAAAATAA
- a CDS encoding pyridoxal phosphate synthase yaaE subunit (COGs: COG0311 glutamine amidotransferase involved in pyridoxine biosynthesis~InterPro IPR002161~KEGG: mth:MTH190 glutamine amidotransferase subunit PdxT~PFAM: SNO glutamine amidotransferase~SPTR: O26292 Glutamine amidotransferase subunit pdxT~PFAM: SNO glutamine amidotransferase family~TIGRFAM: pyridoxal 5'-phosphate synthase, glutaminase subunit Pdx2) has product MRIGILALQGDVSEHFEMTKKAVKNLKIDAEVVKVKTKEEVESCDGLIIPGGESTVIGKLMEKTSIKETILKKKIPVMGTCAGMILLAKETDYPQPLLGIIDMKVKRNAFGRQRESFEEKIKILGKEITGVFIRAPIVLEVGPDVEVLSKLDDKIIAVKQGKNLALAFHPELVDTSIHEYFIKNLIK; this is encoded by the coding sequence ATGAGGATAGGTATATTAGCCCTTCAGGGTGATGTTTCTGAGCATTTTGAAATGACAAAGAAAGCTGTTAAAAATTTAAAAATTGATGCAGAGGTTGTAAAAGTCAAAACCAAAGAAGAAGTAGAATCTTGTGATGGATTAATTATACCTGGTGGAGAAAGTACTGTAATTGGTAAACTTATGGAAAAAACCAGTATAAAAGAGACAATATTAAAGAAAAAGATACCAGTAATGGGTACATGCGCAGGTATGATATTGCTGGCAAAGGAAACAGATTACCCACAACCATTACTTGGTATAATAGATATGAAGGTTAAGAGAAATGCATTTGGTAGACAGAGAGAATCATTCGAGGAAAAAATAAAAATTTTAGGTAAAGAAATTACAGGAGTATTTATAAGAGCACCAATAGTTCTTGAAGTTGGACCTGATGTAGAAGTTTTATCAAAGCTTGATGATAAAATAATCGCTGTTAAACAAGGAAAAAATTTAGCATTAGCATTTCATCCAGAATTAGTTGATACATCAATTCATGAATATTTTATAAAAAATTTAATTAAGTGA